Proteins from a genomic interval of Cygnus olor isolate bCygOlo1 chromosome 9, bCygOlo1.pri.v2, whole genome shotgun sequence:
- the CLDN18 gene encoding claudin-18 isoform X1, producing MSTTICQVMGFIVSSLGVAGCMVSTAMDMWSTQDLYDNPVTAVFQYQGLWRSCVRQSSGFTECRPYFTILGLPAMFQAVRALMIVGIVLGILGLFVCIFALKCIRIGNMEDSAKANMTLTSGIMFIVAGLCAITGVSVFANMLVTNFWMSTTNMYQGMQNVQNRYTFGSALFVGWVAGGLALVGGIMMCLACRGMVPEESRYKAVSYNASGRNISYRTGPYKVGSGYEPETKTRKGPGYEEAPRSEDGGRSYPSKYDYV from the exons ATGTCCACCACCATCTGCCAGGTGATGGGGTTCATCGTCTCGTCGCTGGGGGTTGCGGGGTGCATGGTGTCCACTGCCATGGATATGTGGAGCACGCAGGACTTGTATGACAACCCGGTCACAGCCGTCTTCCAGTATCAGGGACTGTGGAGGAGCTGCGTGCGGCAGAGCTCAGGCTTTACAGAGTGCCGGCCGTATTTCACCATTCTTGGGCTGCCAG caATGTTCCAGGCTGTGAGGGCCCTCATGATCGTGGGTATTGTTCTGGGCATCCTTGGcctttttgtgtgcatttttgctctgaaatgcaTTCGTATCGGCAACATGGAGGATTCTGCAAAAGCCAACATGACTCTGACCTCTGGCATCATGTTTATTGTTGCAG GTCTGTGTGCCATCACTGGAGTGTCCGTATTTGCCAACATGCTGGTCACAAACTTCTGGATGTCCACAACCAACATGTACCAGGGAATGCAGAACGTTCAGAACAG GTACACTTTTGGCTCAGCCCTCTTCGTTGGTTGGGTGGCGGGCGGCCTGGCCCTTGTAGGAGGCATCATGATGTGCCTTGCTTGCAGAGGAATGGTTCCAGAAGAATCCCG TTACAAGGCAGTGTCCTACAACGCGTCGGGGCGGAACATCTCCTACAGAACGGGGCCCTATAAGGTCGGTTCGGGATACGAACCTGAAACGAAGACTAGGAAGGGTCCAGGGTATGAAGAAGCTCCTCGAAGCGAGGATGGAGGACGCTCGTACCCTTCAAAATATGACTATGTCTAG